One Paracidovorax avenae ATCC 19860 genomic region harbors:
- a CDS encoding fumarate hydratase, whose protein sequence is MSTTIRYHDLVESVAASLQYISYYHPADFIAHLARAYEREQSPAAKDAMAQILTNSKMSATGQRPICQDTGIVNVFLKIGMDVRWEGFPAGQGLEDAVNEGVRRGYNHPDNTLRASVVADPQFLRKNTKDNTPAVIFTQIVPGNTVDITVAAKGGGSENKSKMVMMNPSDNLVDWVLKTVPTMGAGWCPPGMLGIGIGGTAEKAVLLAKESLMDDLNMYELQAKAARGEKLDQVEELRLELFDKVNALGIGAQGLGGLTTVLDIKIKMYPTHAASKPVAMIPNCAATRHAHFVLDGSGPVYLEAPSLDLWPKIDWAPDYNKSRRVNLDTLTREEVASWKPGDTLLLNGKMLTGRDAAHKRIQDMLARGEKLPVDFANRVIYYVGPVDPVRDEAVGPAGPTTATRMDKFTEMMLAETGLIAMIGKSERGPVAIEAIKKHQSAYLMAVGGAAYLVSKAIKTAKVVGFEDLGMEAIYEFDVVDMPVTVAVDAGGTSKHITGPAEWSQRIATGEFKSIGLVAA, encoded by the coding sequence ATCGCCCACCTGGCCCGTGCCTACGAGCGCGAGCAGAGCCCGGCGGCCAAGGACGCGATGGCGCAGATCCTCACCAACAGCAAGATGAGCGCCACCGGCCAGCGCCCCATCTGCCAGGACACCGGCATCGTCAACGTGTTCCTGAAGATCGGCATGGACGTGCGCTGGGAAGGCTTCCCCGCCGGCCAGGGCCTGGAAGACGCCGTCAACGAGGGCGTGCGCCGTGGCTACAACCACCCGGACAACACGCTGCGCGCGAGCGTCGTGGCCGATCCGCAATTCCTGCGCAAGAACACGAAAGACAACACGCCCGCCGTGATCTTCACGCAGATCGTGCCCGGCAACACCGTGGACATCACCGTCGCGGCCAAGGGCGGCGGCAGCGAGAACAAGTCCAAGATGGTCATGATGAACCCCAGCGACAACCTGGTGGACTGGGTGCTCAAGACCGTACCCACCATGGGCGCCGGCTGGTGCCCGCCGGGCATGCTGGGCATCGGCATCGGCGGCACGGCCGAGAAGGCCGTCCTGCTCGCCAAGGAAAGCCTGATGGACGACCTGAACATGTACGAGCTGCAGGCCAAGGCCGCGCGCGGCGAAAAGCTCGACCAGGTGGAAGAACTGCGCCTGGAGCTGTTCGACAAGGTCAACGCCCTGGGCATCGGCGCGCAGGGCCTGGGTGGCCTGACCACCGTGCTGGACATCAAGATCAAGATGTACCCCACGCACGCGGCCTCCAAGCCCGTGGCCATGATCCCCAACTGCGCCGCCACGCGCCATGCGCACTTCGTGCTCGACGGCTCCGGCCCCGTGTACCTGGAAGCCCCGTCGCTGGACCTGTGGCCGAAGATCGACTGGGCACCCGACTACAACAAGAGCCGCCGCGTCAACCTCGACACGCTCACGCGCGAAGAGGTCGCCAGCTGGAAGCCCGGCGACACGCTGCTGCTCAACGGCAAGATGCTCACCGGCCGCGATGCTGCGCACAAGCGCATCCAGGACATGCTGGCCAGGGGCGAGAAGCTGCCCGTCGATTTCGCCAACCGCGTCATCTACTACGTCGGCCCGGTCGATCCGGTGCGTGACGAGGCCGTGGGCCCCGCAGGCCCGACCACGGCCACCCGCATGGACAAGTTCACCGAGATGATGCTGGCCGAGACGGGCCTGATCGCGATGATCGGCAAGTCCGAGCGCGGCCCGGTCGCCATCGAGGCGATCAAGAAGCACCAGTCGGCCTACCTGATGGCCGTCGGCGGCGCTGCCTACCTCGTCAGCAAGGCGATCAAGACCGCGAAGGTGGTCGGCTTCGAAGACCTCGGCATGGAAGCGATCTACGAGTTCGACGTGGTGGACATGCCCGTCACCGTGGCTGTGGATGCGGGCGGCACCAGCAAGCACATCACCGGCCCGGCCGAGTGGAGCCAGCGCATCGCCACCGGCGAGTTCAAGTCGATCGGCCTCGTGGCCGCCTGA